The Opitutaceae bacterium genome contains a region encoding:
- a CDS encoding KpsF/GutQ family sugar-phosphate isomerase, with translation MALSTKSVLAKARACIRIEQEALGATAEALGREFTDAVAALHAAADRGAKVIFSGVGKSAHIAQKLVGTFNSTGVRACFLDATQAMHGDLGLCAAGDVAILASNSGQTEEVVRLVPILKRFDVGVVALTRFADSDLARHADWKLIYQVPREACPLALAPTASTTAALALGDAVAMVLLESRGFTREDFARFHPSGNLGRLLLLKVRDIMRTGDRLPTMADSGTLQEAILAMTKAKAGSIALTDKKTGKLTGILTDGDFRRSALTGPDFLTKPVSNFMTRNPKVVRDDALGVDALRMFEAHKIDDLVVVDKTHKPVGLVDGQDLPKLKFV, from the coding sequence ATGGCTCTTTCCACGAAATCAGTATTGGCCAAGGCACGCGCTTGCATTCGCATCGAGCAGGAGGCGCTCGGCGCCACTGCCGAGGCCTTGGGCCGGGAATTTACCGACGCCGTCGCGGCGCTCCATGCCGCCGCTGACCGTGGCGCCAAGGTGATCTTCTCCGGCGTGGGGAAGAGTGCACACATCGCCCAAAAACTCGTGGGCACTTTCAACAGTACGGGAGTGCGCGCCTGTTTTCTAGATGCCACGCAGGCAATGCATGGCGACCTCGGTCTCTGCGCTGCGGGCGACGTGGCAATCCTGGCAAGCAACAGTGGGCAGACCGAGGAGGTGGTCCGGCTCGTTCCAATTCTCAAACGGTTCGATGTGGGTGTCGTCGCGCTCACACGTTTCGCTGACTCGGATCTCGCGAGGCATGCGGATTGGAAACTGATCTACCAGGTGCCACGTGAAGCCTGCCCTCTGGCGCTCGCGCCCACTGCAAGCACCACGGCAGCCCTCGCCTTGGGAGATGCGGTGGCGATGGTGCTCCTTGAGTCGCGCGGCTTCACACGCGAGGACTTTGCAAGATTCCACCCTTCAGGAAACCTGGGGCGCCTGCTCCTTCTGAAAGTGCGCGACATCATGCGCACGGGCGACCGCCTTCCGACGATGGCTGATTCGGGCACTTTGCAGGAGGCGATCCTCGCGATGACCAAGGCAAAGGCAGGCAGCATCGCACTCACCGACAAGAAAACGGGCAAGTTGACCGGTATCCTCACAGACGGCGATTTCCGCCGAAGCGCGCTGACCGGACCGGATTTTCTCACCAAGCCAGTCTCCAATTTCATGACCAGGAACCCGAAGGTCGTTCGCGACGACGCACTCGGAGTAGATGCCCTGCGCATGTTCGAAGCGCACAAGATCGATGACTTGGTGGTCGTCGACAAAACCCACAAGCCCGTCGGCCTTGTTGACGGCCAGGATTTGCCAAAACTCAAATTCGTCTGA
- a CDS encoding 5'-methylthioadenosine/S-adenosylhomocysteine nucleosidase, which translates to MTHLLIVGALEAEIDSLPDLLRPNLPADVTVTCATVGVGKVTAAEMTQRHLLLRKPDMILFAGVAGALEDDLMIGDVGVVEAAIDADLDVRSWRRELLRAEHPITRERLHRSDPGMVARALEVKHALDGTPLRTFSAFATSGSEFFDTEGKARFIRTILPDLEATLGSEKRRPNVIDMETSAFLQVASHNGIPALALRAVSDTTTGNAVEDFERFLARASLSYAAVIQQVALRGQTVS; encoded by the coding sequence ATGACCCACCTGCTGATCGTCGGCGCCCTTGAGGCCGAAATCGATTCGCTCCCAGATCTGCTGCGTCCGAACCTGCCCGCCGACGTGACCGTCACGTGCGCGACTGTCGGAGTCGGCAAAGTCACAGCAGCGGAAATGACACAGCGTCACCTGCTACTTCGCAAGCCCGACATGATCTTGTTCGCGGGAGTAGCCGGAGCGCTTGAAGATGACCTCATGATTGGAGATGTGGGTGTCGTCGAGGCCGCAATCGACGCCGATCTCGATGTTCGCTCGTGGCGGCGCGAGTTGCTGCGTGCAGAACATCCAATTACACGGGAACGCCTGCATCGCTCCGACCCGGGGATGGTAGCTCGCGCGCTCGAAGTGAAGCATGCTTTGGATGGCACACCCCTGCGGACGTTCAGCGCCTTCGCCACTTCGGGGTCGGAGTTCTTCGATACCGAAGGCAAGGCGCGCTTTATCCGCACCATTCTACCGGACCTTGAGGCAACCCTCGGCTCCGAAAAGCGCAGGCCCAATGTGATCGACATGGAAACCTCCGCCTTCCTCCAGGTGGCGAGCCACAATGGAATCCCCGCACTGGCCCTCCGCGCCGTAAGCGATACGACCACGGGCAATGCGGTGGAGGATTTCGAACGTTTCCTCGCGCGCGCCAGCCTGAGCTATGCGGCGGTCATTCAGCAAGTTGCCCTCCGGGGTCAGACCGTTAGCTAG
- a CDS encoding transporter, with amino-acid sequence MHHLNATRLLAGASVLLLVTAGAANAQVTESPGTVEPGKVLVEMDAWSYSRDREGPELVTSTVWANTLVTTGVSPTLDLQLGAQARLEETYDAGEGEERVAGFGDVLLRAKWAFYQDEKSGFSAALLPFLKLPTNSGGVGNDHVEGGVILPVERTFPGGWYFGANAEVDLVRDGDDSGYALDLIGTAYAGKDITDRLFLYVEAIGYSPESGQDEAYAGAGAFVTVTEALSFDYEYLAGVNRAGADHAHTFRANWKF; translated from the coding sequence ATGCACCACTTGAATGCGACACGCCTTCTCGCCGGCGCCTCGGTATTGCTCCTTGTCACGGCGGGCGCCGCCAACGCTCAGGTCACGGAAAGCCCGGGCACTGTCGAGCCTGGCAAAGTCCTCGTCGAGATGGATGCCTGGTCGTATTCCCGCGACCGTGAGGGACCCGAGCTGGTCACCAGCACCGTCTGGGCCAACACCTTGGTCACGACGGGGGTCTCCCCCACCCTGGACCTTCAACTCGGGGCGCAGGCGCGGCTTGAAGAGACCTATGATGCGGGTGAAGGCGAGGAGCGGGTCGCAGGTTTTGGCGACGTCCTGCTTCGAGCCAAATGGGCATTCTACCAAGACGAGAAATCCGGCTTCTCCGCCGCCCTTTTGCCGTTCCTCAAGCTGCCCACCAATTCCGGCGGTGTGGGCAATGACCACGTCGAGGGCGGAGTGATCCTCCCCGTGGAGCGCACGTTTCCCGGGGGCTGGTATTTTGGCGCCAATGCCGAGGTGGATCTCGTACGCGATGGAGACGACAGCGGCTACGCACTCGATTTGATCGGGACTGCCTACGCAGGCAAGGACATCACGGATCGCCTGTTCCTGTACGTCGAGGCAATAGGCTATTCACCCGAAAGCGGACAGGACGAGGCGTATGCCGGTGCGGGCGCATTCGTGACCGTGACCGAGGCCCTGTCTTTCGACTACGAGTACCTCGCAGGCGTTAACCGCGCGGGAGCGGATCACGCCCATACCTTCCGCGCTAATTGGAAGTTTTAG
- a CDS encoding cytochrome c3 family protein — MTQHTHRYRNALTFGGIALWGAFLVSCVVANRTMVAPPRIAGAEFVGSGDCVQCHEDVTSTFHDATHAKLVATDGSDKAIGCESCHGPGSIHSKTGGEVGTIINPERNPETCFQCHLDKRGEFSLPHVHPVGKVGCSDCHDPHRGDAIIGGGTNLASANDTCLKCHESQRGPFVFEHEALRESCVTCHNPHGTVNDKMLKARNQTLCLQCHYQQQTVTGQLLIGGRDHAAFVQRGTCWTAGCHEAVHGSHVNSSLRF, encoded by the coding sequence ATGACCCAGCACACCCATCGGTACCGGAATGCACTTACGTTTGGTGGCATCGCCCTCTGGGGCGCGTTTCTGGTTTCGTGCGTAGTAGCCAATCGCACCATGGTCGCTCCACCGCGAATCGCGGGCGCGGAATTCGTCGGATCCGGCGACTGCGTCCAGTGCCACGAGGACGTCACAAGCACCTTCCACGATGCGACGCACGCCAAGCTCGTTGCCACTGATGGAAGCGACAAGGCGATTGGTTGCGAGAGCTGCCATGGCCCGGGAAGCATCCACTCGAAGACCGGTGGCGAAGTCGGCACGATCATCAACCCCGAGCGCAATCCAGAAACCTGCTTCCAGTGCCACCTCGACAAGCGCGGTGAGTTTTCACTTCCCCATGTCCATCCGGTTGGCAAGGTGGGCTGCAGCGACTGCCATGATCCCCACCGTGGCGACGCAATCATCGGAGGAGGCACAAACCTGGCTTCCGCGAACGACACCTGCCTAAAGTGCCACGAATCGCAGCGAGGACCTTTCGTGTTCGAGCACGAGGCTCTCCGCGAAAGCTGCGTCACCTGCCACAATCCCCACGGCACCGTGAACGACAAGATGCTGAAGGCGCGCAACCAGACACTCTGCCTTCAGTGCCATTACCAACAGCAGACGGTGACGGGCCAGTTGCTCATAGGTGGCCGCGACCACGCTGCGTTTGTGCAGCGCGGCACCTGCTGGACCGCTGGCTGCCATGAAGCCGTCCACGGTTCGCACGTTAACTCTTCACTCCGCTTCTAA
- a CDS encoding methyl-accepting chemotaxis protein: MNLSKLRISVRIASGLALAFLLSLAIAAVALHQIRSMSTDATTLADNVLPSLTSLFRIESAVKEIQVQTGRHFVADGEDAMKRAEDMIARLTTETDANLKLFESLKQEEQSKKLLTESVKHLAVFREATTRFLLASRDNNDALCRSLLDQEINPSYEALRVALDSLVTHDIEDGRTAGISSKSHASLAVRQTASLAIGALVLSLAASIVVIRSITKQLDRVIVRLDEESVIVTNAANQVAESSRELAENASEQAASLEETSSSLEEISSMAKRNADAAGQAAQLATKARTAADEGSTEVTHMSSAMQEISSSSSDIAQIVKTIDEIAFQTNILALNAAVEAARAGEAGAGFAVVADEVRVLARRAADAAKETGTKIQSAIECTQRGVTLNERVVTRLADIVDSVRKVDDLIVGIATASREQTQGISSVNTAVTQMDQVVQRTAAGAEEAAGTASQLNTQAAELHHIIEDLKEMTVGRIRKKPNNVA; this comes from the coding sequence ATGAATCTCAGTAAGTTGCGAATCAGCGTGCGAATTGCTTCGGGCCTCGCGCTCGCCTTTCTTTTGTCCCTGGCAATTGCAGCGGTGGCCCTGCATCAGATCAGATCAATGTCGACGGATGCCACCACGCTCGCCGACAACGTCCTTCCCAGCCTGACCTCGCTCTTCCGGATAGAATCCGCGGTCAAGGAGATCCAGGTGCAAACCGGACGTCACTTTGTGGCCGACGGCGAAGATGCCATGAAGCGCGCGGAAGACATGATCGCAAGGCTCACTACGGAGACGGACGCCAATCTGAAACTCTTCGAATCACTGAAACAGGAAGAGCAAAGCAAGAAACTGCTCACTGAGTCGGTGAAGCATCTGGCGGTCTTCCGCGAAGCCACCACCAGGTTTCTCCTGGCGAGTCGGGACAACAACGACGCCCTCTGTCGAAGCCTTCTCGACCAGGAGATCAACCCGAGCTATGAGGCGCTGCGCGTCGCCTTGGACTCGTTGGTGACACATGACATTGAAGACGGTCGCACGGCAGGGATAAGCAGCAAGAGCCATGCTTCGCTCGCCGTTCGGCAGACGGCGTCACTCGCAATCGGCGCACTCGTCCTCTCCCTCGCGGCCTCCATCGTTGTGATCCGCAGCATCACAAAACAGCTCGATCGCGTCATCGTTCGGCTGGATGAGGAATCCGTCATCGTGACAAATGCCGCCAACCAAGTGGCTGAATCCAGCCGCGAACTCGCGGAGAATGCGAGCGAACAAGCCGCCTCTCTCGAGGAGACGAGTTCCTCCCTGGAGGAGATTTCAAGCATGGCGAAACGGAATGCCGACGCGGCAGGCCAGGCAGCCCAACTCGCCACCAAGGCGCGGACTGCCGCTGACGAGGGCTCGACAGAGGTCACGCACATGAGCTCCGCCATGCAGGAGATCAGTTCCTCAAGCAGCGACATCGCGCAGATCGTCAAGACCATCGATGAGATTGCCTTTCAGACCAACATCCTCGCCCTGAATGCTGCCGTCGAGGCAGCGCGTGCAGGAGAGGCAGGCGCGGGATTTGCGGTGGTCGCGGACGAAGTGCGTGTTCTCGCGCGGCGAGCCGCGGATGCAGCCAAGGAGACCGGGACGAAGATCCAGAGTGCCATCGAGTGCACGCAACGCGGCGTGACCCTCAACGAGCGCGTGGTCACGAGGCTCGCCGATATCGTGGACAGCGTGCGGAAAGTTGACGATCTGATCGTTGGCATCGCAACCGCCTCGCGCGAGCAGACCCAGGGGATCAGCTCCGTCAATACGGCCGTCACGCAAATGGACCAGGTGGTGCAACGCACCGCTGCAGGAGCTGAAGAAGCTGCAGGTACCGCCTCCCAGCTCAACACCCAGGCCGCAGAACTCCACCACATCATCGAGGACCTGAAGGAGATGACCGTCGGCAGAATTCGCAAGAAGCCAAACAATGTAGCATAA
- the ppk1 gene encoding polyphosphate kinase 1, producing the protein MPRSQKPTKAAYFNRELSWLAFNRRVLDLARNPKLPLLERVKFLAIVSSNLDEFFEIRVAGIIQQVESGVSESSVDGLPPREQLRRVHSVVASLVEDQYRCWRDELVPALAEEGIIFKSGKDLTESELEWVRGYFAEQVQPVVTPLALDQSHPFPQLGNKTLNVVVALDNPDTDNVEGLVAILPVPRILPRLVRIDPEAGGPQRFIFLSEMIKLCASAFFPGYTVHRAHAFRVTRNSDLYIDEEEAENLLKKIEEELRNLRRGAAVRLEIEEGVDDPIFATLCDNLKLSHEYVFRLNGPLNLLRLMSLLEIDRPDLKFPEFTPVHCSVLSDTEHLFDTLRERDVLLHHPYDAFTPVVEFVEHAARDPQVFAIKQTLYRTSGDSPIVRALIEASRNGKQVTALVELKARFDEANNIQWARQLEEAGVHVVYGLVGHKTHCKCSLVVRREGKALIRYAHLGTGNYNPRTAKLYTDLSLFTARDEITADVANLFNSLTGFSRSPTFSKLLVAPFSLHSRLQELIEQETDNARAGKPARIIAKMNALVDKATIDNLYAASQAGVEIDIIVRGVCCLVPGVKGLSETIRVRSVVGRFLEHARAFYFENAGGEPLIYAGSADWMPRNFFRRIEVLFPVDHPELRRWFIKEFFPIELQDTENASLLQTNGAYLPVRPEGDAPSFSSQNYFIAEAEQRRKNQGA; encoded by the coding sequence GTGCCACGTTCGCAAAAGCCAACCAAGGCCGCCTATTTCAACCGCGAGCTCAGTTGGCTAGCTTTCAACCGGCGCGTTCTCGATCTCGCACGGAACCCCAAGCTGCCCCTGCTGGAGCGGGTAAAGTTCCTGGCGATCGTCAGTTCAAACCTAGACGAGTTTTTCGAGATTCGGGTCGCGGGCATCATCCAACAGGTGGAGTCCGGCGTGTCGGAGAGTTCGGTCGACGGCCTGCCTCCGCGCGAACAGCTGCGGCGCGTTCACTCAGTTGTCGCTTCGCTCGTTGAGGACCAATACCGGTGCTGGCGGGACGAACTCGTGCCAGCGCTCGCGGAGGAAGGGATTATCTTCAAGTCGGGAAAAGACCTGACCGAGTCGGAGCTGGAGTGGGTGCGGGGTTATTTCGCCGAACAGGTGCAGCCCGTCGTGACACCGCTCGCGCTCGACCAAAGCCACCCGTTTCCCCAACTGGGAAACAAGACGCTTAACGTCGTGGTGGCCCTCGACAACCCGGATACTGACAACGTCGAGGGGCTCGTGGCCATTTTGCCTGTGCCGAGAATTCTCCCTCGCCTCGTGAGGATCGATCCCGAGGCCGGAGGTCCGCAACGGTTCATCTTCCTCAGCGAGATGATCAAGCTGTGCGCGTCGGCCTTCTTTCCCGGCTACACCGTCCATCGGGCCCATGCGTTCCGCGTGACTCGCAATTCGGATCTCTACATCGACGAGGAAGAAGCAGAGAACCTCCTCAAGAAGATCGAAGAGGAACTCCGGAATCTCCGCCGCGGTGCCGCCGTCCGCCTCGAGATCGAAGAAGGGGTGGATGATCCAATCTTCGCGACACTTTGCGACAACCTGAAGCTCTCCCACGAGTACGTCTTCCGCCTCAACGGCCCGCTCAATCTGCTGCGCCTGATGAGCCTGCTCGAGATTGATCGTCCAGACCTGAAGTTTCCGGAATTCACGCCCGTTCACTGCTCTGTGCTCTCCGACACGGAGCATCTGTTCGACACCCTTCGTGAACGTGACGTGCTGCTGCACCACCCATACGATGCTTTCACCCCGGTGGTGGAATTCGTCGAGCATGCGGCACGCGACCCGCAGGTTTTCGCGATCAAGCAAACCTTGTATCGCACAAGCGGTGACTCCCCAATCGTCAGGGCCTTGATCGAGGCGTCGCGCAATGGCAAGCAGGTCACCGCCCTGGTGGAGTTGAAGGCGCGGTTCGACGAGGCAAACAACATCCAATGGGCGCGGCAGCTGGAAGAGGCCGGCGTGCATGTGGTTTACGGCCTCGTCGGCCACAAGACACACTGCAAATGCTCACTTGTCGTGCGGCGCGAGGGCAAGGCCCTGATACGTTACGCCCACCTAGGCACCGGGAATTACAACCCGCGCACCGCGAAACTCTACACCGACTTGAGTCTCTTCACGGCTCGCGATGAGATCACGGCCGACGTCGCGAATCTCTTCAACAGCCTCACCGGCTTCAGCCGCTCGCCCACATTCTCGAAACTGCTGGTCGCCCCGTTCTCCCTGCACTCCCGCCTTCAGGAACTCATCGAGCAGGAGACGGACAACGCACGCGCAGGCAAACCGGCCCGGATCATCGCCAAGATGAACGCGCTCGTCGACAAAGCGACCATCGACAACCTCTACGCGGCATCACAAGCAGGCGTTGAGATCGACATCATCGTACGCGGTGTGTGCTGCCTCGTGCCCGGAGTGAAGGGGCTCAGCGAGACCATCCGCGTACGGTCAGTCGTCGGACGCTTCCTTGAGCACGCCCGCGCGTTCTACTTTGAAAATGCAGGCGGCGAACCCTTGATCTACGCCGGGTCCGCAGACTGGATGCCGCGTAATTTCTTCCGACGCATCGAAGTGCTCTTCCCCGTGGACCACCCTGAGCTCCGTCGCTGGTTCATCAAGGAGTTCTTCCCGATCGAGCTCCAAGACACCGAGAACGCATCGCTCCTGCAGACCAACGGTGCCTACCTGCCCGTCCGCCCCGAAGGCGACGCGCCCTCCTTCTCGTCGCAGAATTACTTCATTGCGGAAGCGGAACAGCGCCGGAAAAATCAGGGGGCATGA
- a CDS encoding Gfo/Idh/MocA family oxidoreductase — translation MAAPRLAIIGMGGFAGAHHDAVLRLEEKRLARLVATCDPRRKEFIVQREAWRFAQRDIRVFDDYRTMLDGCRNELDAVLIPTPVHLHPEMHAAVVAHGLTAFLEKPATLDPVEFQRMLERDRGAPRPAAVGFNGIADTTRRSLKERILSGEFGQLHEARLTVFWPRPKPYFRRAPWANQLEFEGHMILDSLHGNSMAHAIHSLLFSAGTRGLDTWATPQSVQAELFRAHDGPAADTAFIQVETEEGPRLRMALSHACHGQSVNTETLVCEKATLRWQAGHSAEIVYPAGKIQIVPASPSDPLVENLTTFLHYVQGTIPRPTTLLQETQSHMLVNGLAYVSSAGITPLAEPYVETVKDPREHLDYVTIPSLPVMSTRFVQHGEWPGAVWANRAQDPLSARVADLPRLRSSLGL, via the coding sequence ATGGCCGCCCCTCGATTAGCTATTATCGGGATGGGAGGTTTCGCAGGCGCCCATCATGATGCCGTTCTGCGGCTCGAGGAAAAACGCTTGGCGCGCCTGGTCGCGACCTGCGACCCGAGACGCAAGGAGTTCATCGTGCAGCGCGAAGCCTGGCGTTTCGCGCAACGGGACATCCGCGTATTCGACGACTACCGCACCATGCTCGACGGGTGCAGAAACGAACTCGACGCCGTGCTGATTCCCACCCCGGTTCATCTTCATCCGGAAATGCACGCAGCCGTCGTGGCCCACGGACTCACCGCATTTCTTGAAAAGCCCGCGACCCTCGATCCCGTCGAGTTTCAACGCATGCTTGAACGTGATCGCGGCGCGCCTCGCCCAGCGGCCGTAGGTTTCAACGGGATTGCTGACACGACCCGGCGGAGCCTCAAGGAACGAATTCTGTCAGGAGAATTTGGGCAATTGCATGAGGCCCGACTCACGGTTTTCTGGCCACGTCCCAAACCATACTTTCGCCGCGCCCCGTGGGCCAACCAACTGGAGTTTGAAGGACACATGATCCTCGACTCGTTGCATGGCAACTCCATGGCTCACGCCATCCACAGCCTGCTATTCTCAGCAGGAACTCGGGGCCTCGACACGTGGGCCACACCCCAAAGCGTCCAAGCCGAGCTCTTTCGCGCGCACGATGGCCCAGCCGCGGATACGGCCTTCATTCAAGTCGAGACCGAGGAAGGCCCACGACTCCGTATGGCCCTCAGTCATGCCTGCCATGGCCAGAGCGTAAACACAGAGACTCTGGTTTGCGAGAAGGCCACCCTGCGCTGGCAGGCCGGCCACAGTGCAGAAATTGTGTACCCTGCTGGGAAGATCCAGATTGTGCCCGCGAGCCCGTCCGATCCCCTGGTGGAGAACCTCACGACGTTCCTCCACTATGTCCAGGGTACGATACCCCGTCCAACTACGCTACTTCAGGAAACCCAGAGCCACATGTTGGTCAATGGATTAGCCTATGTCTCGAGCGCTGGCATCACGCCCCTCGCAGAGCCTTATGTGGAGACTGTGAAGGATCCTCGCGAACATCTCGACTACGTGACCATCCCCTCCCTTCCGGTAATGTCTACAAGATTTGTGCAACATGGAGAGTGGCCCGGCGCTGTCTGGGCAAACCGTGCGCAAGACCCACTTTCCGCGCGCGTTGCCGACTTGCCGCGTCTTCGTTCATCGTTAGGGTTGTGA